One genomic segment of Panicum virgatum strain AP13 chromosome 2N, P.virgatum_v5, whole genome shotgun sequence includes these proteins:
- the LOC120661312 gene encoding homeobox-leucine zipper protein ROC6-like: protein MSFGGMFDGAAGSGVFSYDAGGGGGGGGGGGGGSGAGMHNHGRLIPAPPLPKPGGFGAPGLSLGLQTNMDGGQLGDMSRMGFMGGSGSGSAGEGDSLGRGREDENDSRSGSDNVDGASGDELDPDNSNPRKKKKRYHRHTPQQIQELEAVFKECPHPDEKQRMELSKRLNLESRQVKFWFQNRRTQMKTHIERHENALLRQENDKLRAENMTIREAMRNPICANCGGAAVLGEVSLEEQHLRIENARLKDELDRVCALAGKFLGRPISSGSTMASLPGCSGLELAVGSNGFGLGPLGASALQPLPDLMGGGLPGPVGSAAMRLPAGIGALDGAMHGPGDGVDRAVLLELGLAAMEELMKVAQMDEPLWLPSADGGGGGLETLNFDEYRRAFARVLGPSPVGYVAEATREAGVAITSSVDLVDSLMDAARWSEMFPCIVARASTTDIISSGMGGTRSGSIQLMHAELQVLSPLVPIREVVFLRFCKQHAEGLWAVVDVSVDAVGNPHHHALNGGGAAGYMGCRLLPTGCLVQDMNNGYSKVTWVVHAEYDEAAVHQLYRPLLRSGQALGARRWLASLQRQCQYLAILCSNSLPARDHAAITPVGRRSMLKLAQRMTDNFCAGVCASAAQKWRRLDEWRGGEGGGAAGNGGGGATAGEGEEKARMMARQSVGAPGEAPGVVLSATTSVRLPSTPPQRVFDYLRDEQRRGEWDILANGEAMQEMDHIAKGQHHGNAVSLLRPNATSGNQNNMLILQETCTDPSGSLVVYAPVDVQSMHVVMNGGDSAYVSLLPSGFAILPDGHSQPSNAAQGSPGGQSSTAGSLVTVAFQILVNNQPTAKLTVESVDTVSNLLTCTIQKIKSALQVSIVTP, encoded by the exons atgagcttCGGTGGCATGTTCGATggcgccgccggctccggcgTCTTCTCCTACGAcgctggcggaggaggaggaggaggaggcggcgggggcggcggcagcggcgcgggcatGCACAACCACGGCCGCCTCatccccgcgccgcccctcccgaaGCCCGGCGGATTCGGCGCTCCCGGCCTCTCCCTCGGCCTG CAAACGAACATGGACGGCGGGCAGCTGGGCGACATGAGTCGTATGGGCTTCatgggcggcagcggcagcggcagcgccggCGAGGGCGACTCGCTGGGCCGCGGCCGGGAGGACGAGAACGACAGCCGCTCTGGCAGCGACAACGTGGACGGCGCCTCCGGCGACGAGCTCGACCCGGACAACAGCAATCcgcggaagaagaagaagcgatACCACCGCCACACCCCGCAGCAAATCCAAGAGCTCGAAGC TGTGTTCAAGGAGTGCCCCCACCCCGACGAGAAGCAAAGGATGGAGCTCAGCAAGCGGCTCAACCTGGAGAGCCGCCAGGTCAAGTTCTGGTTCCAGAACCGGCGCACGCAGATGAAG ACGCATATCGAGCGGCACGAGAACGCGCTGCTGCGGCAGGAGAACGACAAGCTGCGGGCGGAGAACATGACGATCCGGGAGGCGATGCGCAACCCCATCTGCGCcaactgcggcggcgcggccgtgctCGGCGAGGTGTCGCTGGAGGAGCAGCACCTGCGCATCGAGAACGCGCGCCTCAAGGACGAGCTCGACCGCGTCTgcgcgctcgccggcaagtTCCTCGGCCGCCCGATCTCCTCCGGCAGCACGATGGCGTCCCTGCCGGGGTGCTCCggcctcgagctcgccgtcggcAGCAACGGCTTCGGCCTCGGCCCGCTGGGCGCGTCGGCGCTGCAGCCCCTCCCCGACCTGATGGGCGGCGGCCTGCCCGGCCCCGTGGGGTCGGCGGCCATGCGCCTGCCCGCGGGCATTGGCGCCCTCGACGGCGCCATGCACGGCCCTGGCGACGGCGTGGACCGCGCCGTCCTCCTGGAGCTCGGGCTGGCCGCGATGGAGGAGCTCATGAAAGTGGCGCAGATGGACGAGCCGCTCTGGCTCCCcagcgccgacggcggcggcggcggcctcgagaCGCTCAACTTCGACGAGTACCGGCGCGCGTTCGCCAGGGTGTTGGGGCCGAGCCCCGTCGGGTACGTGGCCGAGGCGACCCGCGAGGCCGGCGTCGCCATCACCAGCAGCGTGGACCTCGTCGACAGCCTCATGGACGCG GCCCGGTGGTCGGAGATGTTCCCGTGCATCGTGGCGAGGGCGAGCACGACGGACATCATCTCGAGCGGCATGGGCGGCACGCGCAGCGGGTCAATCCAGCTG ATGCACGCGGAGCTGCAGGTGCTGTCGCCGCTGGTGCCGATCCGGGAGGTGGTGTTCCTGCGGTTCTGCAAGCAGCACGCGGAGGGGCTGTGGGCCGTGGTCGACGTCTCGGTGGACGCCGTCGGCAACCCCCACCACCACGCgctcaacggcggcggcgccgccggctacatgggctgccgcctcctccccaccgGCTGCCTCGTGCAGGACATGAACAACGGCTACTCCAAG GTCACGTGGGTGGTTCACGCGGAGTacgacgaggcggcggtgcATCAGCTCTACCGGCCGCTGCTCCGCTCCGGGCAGGCCCTCGGCGCGCGCCGCTGGCTCGCCTCGCTCCAGCGCCAGTGCCAGTACCTCGCCATCCTCTGCTCCAACTCCCTCCCCGCCCGCGACCACGCCG CGATAACGCCGGTGGGGCGGAGGAGCATGCTGAAGCTGGCGCAGCGGATGACGGACAACTTCTGCGCGGGCGTGtgcgcgtcggcggcgcagAAGTGGCGGCGCCTCGAcgagtggcgcggcggcgaaggtGGAGGGGCAGccgggaacggcggcggcggcgccaccgcgggcgagggcgaggagaaggcgcgCATGATGGCGCGGCAGAGCGTGGGCGCGCCCGGGGAGGCCCCCGGCGTGGTGTTGAGCGCCACAACCTCCGTGCGCCTGCCGTCCACGCCCCCGCAGCGCGTGTTCGACTACCTCCGCGACGAGCAGCGCCGCGGGGAGTGGGACATCCTCGCCAACGGCGAGGCCATGCAGGAGATGGACCACATCGCCAAGGGCCAGCACCACGGCAACGccgtctccctcctccgcccaaaT GCAACGAGTGGCAACCAGAACAACATGCTGATCTTGCAAGAGACTTGCACCGACCCCTCCGGCTCGCTGGTGGTGTACGCGCCGGTGGACGTGCAGTCCATGCACGTGGTCATGAACGGCGGCGACTCCGCGTacgtctccctcctcccctccggcTTCGCCATCCTCCCGGACGGCCACAGCCAGCCGTCGAACGCCGCCCAGGGCTCGCCGGGCGGCCAATCGTCCACCGCCGGGTCCCTGGTCACCGTGGCGTTCCAGATCCTGGTGAACAACCAGCCCACCGCGAAGCTCACCGTGGAGTCGGTGGACACCGTCAGCAACCTGCTCACCTGCACCATCCAGAAGATCAAGTCCGCCCTCCAGGTCAGCATCGTCACGCCCTAG